In Bacillus thermozeamaize, one DNA window encodes the following:
- a CDS encoding translation initiation factor IF-2, which yields MSKIRVYEYAKKLNMSSKEILSILKKMDVSVNNHMSMIGEEEIQKIQNYFESVKKRAAGDVESTAIAKPAREGKPTPLRPDKAGSRTQDRNRPFKNHKENKEGQKNRQRPQGQRQRTDGQKPVMEPASPGNKDTRKERPARPAPASVNISDKPSRERKTHRDHERENEPYATQEGESRFYSRRKSKRNKRQEQAKQAEAQTPKVITYTGSMTVGELAKALNKEASEIIKKLMFLGIMATINQELDKDAIELIAAEYDVTVEEKIEIDEDQFELYPEEEDEAALTERPPVVTIMGHVDHGKTTLLDAIRQSKVTEQEAGGITQHIGAYQVSINGKKITFLDTPGHEAFTMMRARGAQVTDITVLVVAADDGVMPQTVEAINHARAAGVPIIVAVNKMDKPESNPDRVKQELAEHNLIPEEWGGDTVFVYISALKKQGIDELLEMILLVAEMQELKANPNRPAKGVVIEAKLDKGRGPIATVLVQQGTLRVGDAMVVGSIFGRVRAMTNDMGRRIKEAGPSTPVEITGLAEVPNAGDPFLVFEDEKKARQIAESRASKQRQEELSSTSKVTLDDLYKQLQEGEVKELNVIIKADVQGSVEALRGALEKINVEGARVRIIHTGVGAITETDVNLAMASNAIIIGFNVRPQPQARTRAEQEKVEIRLHRVIYECIEEIEAAMKGLLEPVYQETVTGVAEVRQLFKVSRVGTIAGCYVLEGKISRDAGVRVIRDGVVIYEGKISSLKRYKDDVREVSQGYECGLMIENFNDIKEGDHLECYVMEQVPQNR from the coding sequence ATGAGTAAAATACGTGTCTATGAGTACGCCAAGAAACTGAATATGTCGAGCAAGGAGATTCTCTCGATACTAAAAAAGATGGATGTGAGTGTAAATAACCATATGAGCATGATCGGAGAGGAAGAAATCCAAAAGATCCAGAACTATTTTGAGAGCGTCAAGAAGCGGGCGGCTGGAGATGTGGAGTCTACTGCCATTGCCAAACCGGCCAGGGAAGGCAAGCCCACGCCCTTGCGTCCCGACAAAGCCGGTTCCCGGACGCAAGATCGGAATCGTCCGTTCAAGAATCACAAAGAGAACAAAGAGGGACAGAAAAACAGGCAGCGGCCGCAGGGCCAGCGCCAGAGGACCGACGGGCAAAAACCCGTCATGGAACCGGCATCTCCCGGAAATAAAGATACGCGCAAGGAACGTCCGGCAAGGCCCGCACCTGCCAGTGTCAATATCAGCGACAAACCTTCGCGCGAACGCAAAACCCACCGGGATCACGAGCGGGAAAATGAACCATATGCCACGCAAGAAGGGGAAAGCCGTTTTTATTCCCGTCGCAAAAGCAAACGAAACAAGCGACAGGAACAGGCGAAGCAGGCAGAGGCACAGACGCCCAAGGTCATTACCTACACCGGTTCCATGACCGTTGGCGAATTGGCCAAGGCTTTGAACAAAGAGGCTTCGGAAATCATTAAAAAGTTGATGTTCCTCGGCATCATGGCCACGATCAACCAGGAACTCGACAAGGACGCGATTGAATTGATCGCTGCCGAGTACGACGTGACCGTCGAGGAAAAAATTGAGATTGACGAGGATCAGTTTGAATTGTATCCGGAAGAGGAAGATGAAGCAGCCCTCACCGAACGGCCGCCTGTCGTCACCATCATGGGTCATGTGGACCACGGAAAAACCACGTTGCTGGACGCGATCCGTCAATCCAAGGTGACGGAACAGGAAGCAGGCGGCATTACCCAGCATATCGGGGCCTACCAGGTGTCGATCAATGGCAAGAAGATCACCTTTCTCGATACGCCTGGCCACGAGGCATTTACCATGATGCGTGCCCGCGGCGCGCAGGTGACGGATATCACCGTGCTTGTGGTGGCCGCCGATGATGGCGTCATGCCCCAGACCGTAGAGGCGATCAACCATGCCAGGGCCGCCGGCGTGCCGATTATCGTCGCTGTAAACAAAATGGACAAACCAGAGAGCAACCCCGACCGGGTGAAACAGGAGTTGGCTGAACACAACCTGATTCCTGAAGAATGGGGCGGCGACACTGTCTTTGTCTACATCTCAGCGTTGAAGAAACAGGGGATTGACGAACTCCTGGAAATGATCCTGCTGGTCGCGGAAATGCAAGAATTGAAGGCCAATCCCAACCGGCCAGCCAAAGGCGTGGTCATCGAAGCGAAATTGGATAAAGGAAGAGGCCCGATTGCTACCGTCCTGGTGCAACAGGGAACGCTCCGGGTCGGCGACGCGATGGTCGTCGGAAGCATTTTTGGGCGTGTGCGCGCGATGACCAATGATATGGGAAGGCGGATTAAAGAGGCAGGCCCCTCCACGCCGGTTGAAATTACCGGACTGGCTGAAGTGCCGAACGCCGGCGATCCATTTCTGGTTTTTGAAGATGAAAAGAAGGCCAGACAGATTGCAGAAAGCCGCGCCAGCAAACAACGACAGGAGGAGTTGTCCTCAACCAGCAAAGTGACCCTGGATGACCTCTATAAGCAGCTGCAAGAAGGCGAGGTCAAGGAACTGAATGTGATCATCAAAGCGGATGTCCAGGGCAGTGTGGAAGCACTTCGAGGAGCGCTGGAAAAAATCAACGTCGAAGGCGCACGCGTTCGGATCATCCATACCGGTGTCGGCGCGATTACCGAAACCGACGTCAATTTGGCGATGGCCTCCAATGCGATCATCATCGGCTTTAATGTGCGCCCGCAACCGCAGGCTCGCACCAGGGCGGAGCAGGAAAAGGTGGAGATCCGTCTGCATCGGGTGATCTATGAGTGCATCGAGGAAATTGAAGCGGCGATGAAGGGTCTGCTTGAGCCTGTGTATCAAGAGACGGTGACTGGCGTCGCCGAAGTTCGCCAGCTCTTTAAAGTGTCCCGGGTGGGCACGATTGCCGGCTGTTATGTGCTGGAAGGAAAGATTTCCCGCGACGCGGGCGTGCGGGTGATTCGCGACGGCGTCGTCATTTATGAAGGAAAGATCAGCTCGCTGAAACGATACAAAGATGATGTCAGAGAGGTCAGCCAAGGGTATGAATGCGGCTTGATGATCGAAAACTTTAATGACATCAAAGAGGGCGATCACCTGGAGTGTTACGTCATGGAGCAAGTGCCGCAAAATCGATGA
- a CDS encoding ribosome-binding factor A — MGRLRANRVAEQIKKELGEIFQKQLKDPRIGFATVTDVEVTGDLQQATVYVSILGNEEQKRETMVGLEKAKGFIRTEIGKRLSLRHTPEVIFKLDESIERGTRIAQILKQLHNEDQS; from the coding sequence ATGGGTCGACTGCGTGCCAATCGTGTGGCGGAACAAATCAAAAAGGAACTGGGAGAAATTTTTCAGAAACAGTTAAAAGATCCACGGATTGGCTTTGCCACAGTGACTGACGTGGAAGTGACCGGCGATTTGCAACAGGCCACGGTTTATGTCAGCATTCTCGGCAACGAGGAGCAAAAACGGGAAACCATGGTCGGTCTTGAAAAAGCAAAGGGCTTTATTCGCACCGAGATTGGCAAGAGACTTTCGCTGCGCCATACCCCGGAGGTGATTTTCAAGCTCGATGAATCGATTGAACGTGGCACAAGGATTGCCCAGATCCTCAAACAACTCCACAATGAAGACCAATCCTGA
- a CDS encoding tRNA pseudouridine(55) synthase TruB, giving the protein MMNGILPLRKPPGCTSHDLVVWARRLLGVKKIGHAGTLDPAVSGVLPLCIGKATRLIEYLHQLPKAYVGEMILGKSTDTLDGDGQVLEEVPVAQVDRDRIEQAFQRFTGEIEQEPPLYSAIKVEGKKLYQYAREKIPVEVPKRKVHVHELRLLHLSRQGKEVSIQFKVTCSTGTYIRSLCRDIGLWLGYPAYMSRLVRIQSGPFALEDCVEQKEVEAAAAAGTVDQLLRPLDAALPHLPALDLEHSLAARLSRGQAVRLEAFALPTEQYPEDTYRVYGLSQGKRHFVATAKLRREEQFVLITPEKVFLPV; this is encoded by the coding sequence ATGATGAACGGAATCCTTCCACTGCGGAAACCGCCTGGTTGCACCTCGCATGATCTGGTGGTCTGGGCCAGGAGACTGCTCGGTGTCAAAAAAATTGGTCACGCAGGCACCTTGGATCCGGCTGTCAGCGGCGTTTTGCCGCTGTGTATCGGGAAAGCCACCCGATTGATCGAGTACCTTCACCAACTGCCGAAGGCTTACGTTGGAGAGATGATCCTGGGAAAGTCGACTGACACACTGGATGGTGACGGTCAAGTGCTGGAAGAGGTCCCTGTGGCACAAGTGGACCGGGACCGTATCGAGCAGGCGTTCCAAAGGTTTACGGGGGAAATCGAACAGGAGCCGCCCCTTTACTCGGCGATCAAAGTCGAAGGAAAAAAACTGTACCAATATGCGAGGGAAAAAATCCCGGTTGAGGTTCCCAAACGGAAGGTGCACGTGCATGAATTGCGTTTATTGCATTTGTCCCGACAGGGAAAAGAGGTGTCCATTCAGTTCAAGGTGACTTGTTCAACAGGGACATACATACGCAGTTTGTGCCGGGATATCGGCCTTTGGTTGGGTTATCCGGCCTATATGAGCCGGCTGGTTCGGATTCAAAGCGGCCCTTTTGCCCTTGAGGATTGTGTCGAGCAAAAAGAGGTGGAGGCGGCCGCTGCCGCCGGTACGGTTGATCAGCTCCTGCGACCATTGGATGCGGCTTTGCCCCATTTACCTGCGTTAGACCTGGAGCATTCACTGGCGGCCCGGTTGAGCCGGGGGCAGGCGGTGCGCCTTGAGGCTTTCGCCTTGCCAACCGAGCAGTACCCGGAAGACACCTATCGCGTCTATGGTTTGTCGCAGGGGAAAAGACATTTTGTCGCCACGGCGAAGCTTCGTCGTGAGGAGCAATTCGTGCTGATCACTCCTGAAAAAGTGTTTCTGCCCGTTTGA
- a CDS encoding riboflavin biosynthesis protein RibF, giving the protein MTVHYLAHPLEESNYPEQVLAIGYFDGVHIGHQSVIGSAIALAEKLSLPAGVMTFHPHPRAVLGKEGYTSYLTPLAEKLRQLERLGVNHVYVVSFTRDFAAVMPEEFIESFLMRLRPKGVVVGFDYTFGHRAMGTVNTLRDHCRDRYILQVVNPVTLEGEKVSSTLVREMLHEGNTGRACRLLGRPYRIQGEVVHGEHRGRTIGFPTANLNMTEPYFLPKTGVYVVRAECRGQSFYGVANLGVKPTFHQDGVEPSIEVHLMDFSGDLYGEAMGLEFCHYLRPERKFPDAEALVRQIKEDVKQAEQWIQSQAPAPACCFRGGK; this is encoded by the coding sequence ATGACGGTGCATTATCTGGCTCACCCCCTGGAAGAGTCGAACTATCCTGAACAGGTTCTGGCCATCGGCTATTTTGACGGGGTTCACATCGGCCACCAAAGCGTGATCGGAAGCGCGATCGCATTGGCAGAAAAGCTCAGCCTTCCGGCTGGCGTGATGACCTTCCATCCCCATCCCCGGGCAGTGCTTGGAAAAGAAGGATATACCTCTTATTTGACGCCCCTCGCGGAAAAACTTAGGCAACTGGAACGGCTTGGCGTGAATCATGTCTATGTGGTCTCTTTTACGCGGGATTTTGCGGCCGTGATGCCTGAGGAATTTATCGAATCTTTTTTAATGCGTTTGCGGCCGAAAGGAGTGGTGGTCGGATTCGACTATACGTTTGGTCATCGTGCCATGGGCACGGTCAATACGCTGCGTGATCACTGCCGGGACCGTTACATTCTGCAGGTCGTAAACCCGGTTACCCTGGAAGGGGAAAAGGTAAGCAGCACCCTTGTACGGGAAATGCTTCACGAAGGGAATACCGGCCGCGCCTGCCGGCTTTTGGGCCGCCCTTACAGGATACAGGGCGAGGTGGTTCATGGAGAACACCGGGGGCGTACGATCGGGTTTCCGACGGCAAACCTGAACATGACGGAGCCTTACTTTTTGCCGAAAACAGGTGTGTATGTGGTACGCGCGGAATGCAGAGGACAGTCTTTCTATGGCGTCGCCAATCTGGGTGTCAAGCCGACATTTCATCAAGACGGCGTGGAACCTTCGATTGAGGTGCATCTGATGGATTTTTCCGGCGATCTGTATGGAGAAGCAATGGGCCTCGAGTTTTGTCACTATTTGCGGCCGGAAAGAAAGTTTCCTGACGCAGAAGCCCTGGTCCGACAGATCAAGGAGGATGTCAAGCAGGCTGAACAGTGGATTCAGTCACAAGCGCCAGCACCCGCCTGTTGCTTCAGAGGAGGGAAATAA
- a CDS encoding 30S ribosomal protein S15, producing the protein MALTQERKQEIIQRFRCHESDTGSPEVQVAILTERINELNEHLRVHKKDHHSRRGLLKMVGQRRRLLNYLREKDVQRYRKLIEELGLRK; encoded by the coding sequence ATGGCGCTGACACAAGAACGAAAGCAGGAGATCATCCAACGATTCCGGTGTCATGAAAGTGATACCGGCTCTCCGGAAGTACAGGTGGCCATTTTGACAGAGCGGATTAACGAATTGAACGAGCACCTGCGGGTCCATAAAAAGGATCATCATTCCCGCCGTGGTCTGTTGAAAATGGTTGGCCAACGCCGACGTTTGCTGAATTACTTGCGCGAGAAGGATGTTCAGCGTTACCGGAAGTTGATTGAAGAGCTTGGCTTACGTAAATAA